DNA sequence from the Fusarium verticillioides 7600 chromosome 2, whole genome shotgun sequence genome:
CATGGAAGTCCCTGaatctgtctgtctgtgtaCGGTTCCAGAGTCTACGATTGTCCTTCTGTCCAATCCAATTGATGAAACTTGAGACGCGCGGTGCGACACCAAATCAATGCAGGTGTTCGTTTCTGTCTTAAAATTATGCATGCAAAGGTAGCTTGGTCTTTTGGTGGTCAATATATCATCATACGAAAGAATCATGAGCAAGGTACCTTATTAGTACTCACTCACTCCGAGTCTCTCCCAACAGCTCGCTCCCGCCGACCCGCCATAGTTCATCATGGCGGGGATCTCCTGCAGTCTATTCCCCACCAACCGATCGATGCTACAGCCGGCTATTTTCTTCCTGTTGACGCTCCCGTCCATAAGAGGTCAGAAGAATGACGCTTACTCGACGGCGTGCTACTGGACGGTACGGTGAACAAACCTGACGGTCGCCTGACCAGCTGGAACGGAGCTATCAAACCATGCATTGCAAGTGAAAACGTTGTTGGTAAGAGACCACGAGCCCCTTTGTTGCTACGAAGTGAGGTGCTGTACCGTTCGGAGTCAAGTACTAGGTATCGTGGCCCCCGAGGAAAATTGGAGTCTCGGTTTGAATCAACTAACAAACGTCAACAACGATCTCGTTGTATTCGATATTTTGTACTTCTTTCAGCTTCCGTGTTGTTGTAAAATAGAACCAGAAGCAAAGGCTGGTGCCAATGATCGCCCACCTGTGatggaaaaaaaaaactttGTTTCCCCTGGACATCTTTCAGTATCGCGACCCTCCAGTCGAATCACAACCCATCTGACCCCTCCACCCTGTACATGATGCCATCAGACCGAGAGGTTTTCCGCAGCTGGGCCAAAAAGGTCCGTTCTGACGCCATCTCCGTAACCAGAGCTCCAGTTGACCGGTCCGGTTACCCTAGACATTGTCAAGTCTTGTATCGCGATGAGTAGAGTATATAGCATTGTGTTGTTCTATGATTCATTCTAGAATCGTAATGTATTGTCTTTAAACGTATGATAGAGGAGCACTGGTTTTGTGGAACGCCATGGCACGAAAGGCTCGTTGGCGTGAAAGCATGCAGAATTACTTGTAGTATTCGTATGGACGTCAAAGAGGTCTCGAATTTAGTAAACCTCAGGTCGGTTCAGCCATCAACCAAATTCAAACTAGCGTTTAGCAGAAAGACCCGGGTACCATATCACGAGGGAATCAGAACTTTAAGTACTACATTCTGCTTACAACGTACTCCTTGTATAGAAGCATAAACACTGAGTTGGCGTCTTTGATATGTAGCTAATTTGAGCACATTGCAGTTCTTATCACATGATGGACATGGGTGAATAGCCACATTGACACGGCGGCGATCCCAAGAGCTATCAATAGCTTTCCAGAAAAGCTACATGTTCATAACTGCCTAGCATTGAACAATATCCGGCAGTGCGTAAATGTATTGAAGCGACATCGACACCGTCACAGCACGATCTTATGGGCAGAAATACAACCAATGAATTCAAATTTTTGCGAATAACTCAAAATAACGCAGTCGTTGAAACTCGTTCACGAAAGGacatcaacttcaatcaAAACATGAGCCGTTCCCCATCCCAGACGCCAAATCCAGCTGGGTATACAGGCCGCTGCTCTTAGCAGGAACCTAAATCGTCGAGATAAGCAGattttccatcatcatcacctcctgCACCTGTGAGCTATGGAAAGCCTTAGGTGCCTCCTGTACCCAGCGAACGCCACGGTGCAAGATGCCAACTTGAATAGTGGTTCGTCCGCTTCGTGGTAGAGCCACGAAATTGGTCGGCCTGGCAGCTGGCGAGTCTACACAATCATCTGCGCGACGCCCTGACCACCGAGGGTCTTGCTGCCGACGAAGGCCTGACCCTTGATACCGGCAAGCAGGTAGCAAAGAGCAGTCAGTAGCAGGAAGACAGCAGCGGCAATCAAGCTGCTTGCACCGCTGACATTACTAATAAACTGCAGAGCAGACATGACGCCGTAGGCGGCCGCGCGCATATAGTTGGTCGAGATCTTGCGAATTGTCTCATCGAACTTGCCGGAGGTTGGGCAGATtcggagaagaagagggacTTCGATGAAAAGAATGACAAAGGCCGATGCGCTGTGGATGGTTAATTTtgaggcttcatcatgacaaggGCTATTCTTACATAGCAAAGGCGCAGAAGATAATGCGAACTACATGAAACGAGAAGATGTTGGCGATTCCAACAGCCAGACAGATGATCATGGAAAGAATTCCAAGCCTATACACAAGTGGTGTTAGTCGGTTGTTACGTCGTAGTTGATTCGATATGGGTCATGTCGCAAAGTGGCTTAACAGCTCAATAGCTATGACTGAAGCTGGACACAGCCGGGGGTCGTTAGCTTACCATTGTCCGTAGATGCCTACACGAGTATTAGTATCTCCCGCAAAGCGCAGTCAATCGAGAGCGACATACTGAAGTTTCGCGTTTGgaactcctccttgagcGTCATCTTGCCAGCTTACGTCGAGCTTTCGTATTCGGGCTTGGACCAGCCTGGGGAGAAAGTGACTGATGTTTCCTAAGAGACCAATTCGAGATGGCAATCTGATTGCAGTAAAGCGGATCGAGAAATGTCGATTGCTGCGACGGCGATGGAGACTGAATCGAGAGGTGGAGAGTTTGAATTGCTGTGACGACGGGGATGCGAAGTTTGAAATGATGAACGTAGCCTCTTCGTCAGGTGTAAGGTTGGCGCAGGATGGTATGGTATGGTTGCTGAGGTGGTCCCCAATTttgattgaggctggtgcaGGGTCAAAGGGCTTGGCTACAAGTCTCAATACGGACGGACAAGTTAATGGGGGGGCAGGCGGGTGGATGGTCCACGGGGCATTGGTTGTTTTGTGTTTGTAGGGGAACGGGTCCTTGTAACGAGGATGGATGGTGCGCTATTGATAGTGGATAGGTAGTGGAGGTCGAGTTGTCGAACATGAGACAAAGGGTTTTGGTTTCGGGTCTCTGGCTCTGCTGAGATGCAACCAAGAGGCTTCTGTAGTCCTTGTTTCCTTTCTATCTGTTCTTTTTTGACTTTGTGCTGTCTTGCTTGACATGTATTCACTTTCTGTTTAGGCAACTCTATTCTCTGCACAGTCAAGTGACGTACGTTGACCACGCGGCATCGCCAAGCCTCGCCCAGAGTGAAGCGGAGTTGGTTCTCGACTGGAGTCTTTCACAGAGACAACTGCCAAGTTTATTAACGACAAAGCTCAGTCAGCCAGTGGATGCTTTGGAGCTCCACGAATTCGTATTCGAAGGCATCAGTTTGAAGGTGAGGGCATATTGAGTGAGATTCAGGCACCCTTTAAAAGCCGTGATTTAAGCCCACGAATCAACACTCAAGGTCCATGCATGGGTATTTACTGTACATCATGTACTTAGGTAGCCATGAACTGACAATACTCCAGACTTTACAAGAACCAGCTATCATTTTGGACTTTACAGTCTGGCAAGTTTGCGATGCTATAATAAGCACAAGACTGAATCCATCTTGCTCTGAATATTGTTCCTTGGCCTACTTTCATAATTAGCGTTCTACAGAATTATATGGACCAGCTACGGCTGCGTGACAGTAAATCAACTTCAGTCATGTTACACGAATAAGCGAATCCGTCAAGAGACTCATCTAGACCTACCCCAATCGAGATCTTCTCACACGAATAGCCTCAATTCATCTctgccaacaacacccaacTAAACGTTCCATGGCCTGCACGATCGTACCTTATTCTTACCACGTGTTGAGGTGGAGTGTTTCCTCCCGTAGAAGATCCGGGGACCTTCCAAAGTTATCTATAAATAAGCTCCCTCTACACCATTACATCATCTTTAACACGCATCAATTCTGTCTTGTAGCTTATCAAGCAACACCCATTCGTCTCTAGCCCATGATCTGACCGTAAAACTCGAGCAAATAACTGGTGAACCAACAATTGCACGGCCTGACTCACTACAAGCTCTCAGTTATTAAAGCCTCTTACATTTTTGAAAGTCTGTCCAGTGACTGAAGCCTCACGGAAAATGACTTATACGGTTCTCTCAAATGACCAGGTCAACTCCATCTTGGAGGGCCTTAccgttgacgagcttgatgagtttCGCCATGTTTTGGCTTCATCCCTACACGAGTTCTCTACCGGAGTGCCggctcttgaggaagccTTTCAGCAACCAGAACGCATCTCAACACTACATCCAGAGACCATGGCTAGGACGCTGTACATACCCTCATGTGCCCCGTGTGGAATGGGCTGCAAAGGTGAGACTTTATCTCAATGTATAGACGAATTAACCTAACCAATAAGTAATTTCCCTGACAAGCACGGAGGCATCCCAGGACTCTAGAGTTACACAGATCAGTCCTACTGGTGTTCTCAACCTGTTCCGGCCAGATGGATCACCACTTGGAATCGTCAATGCAACAGCTCTCACAGCATTCAGAACAGCCCTGGCATCTACCTGTTTGTTGGAGCGCCGGAATCATGTTAAGACCTTGACGGTATTTGGCAGCGGTCTTCAGGCTTACTGGCATATCCGGCTTGCCCTGATGATCCGCGGCAGTACCATTAAACACGTTCATGTTATAAACCATAGGTGGAGCGATAAAGCGACCGGCATCCTGAAGAGATTCGCCAGCATCCCTCCTGAGATCAAGAGACGAGAAGGTTGGTCAGACACCAAGTTCGGTCTCCTGATCCCTGCATTCCACGAATATCGACGCCTCATCAAAGATCAGATAAGGGATGCAGATGTGATCTACTGCTGCACAGCCTCGCAAAAAGATCTCTTTGATGGATCCATCTTAACGTCTCATGAGGGTCGCAAGAAAGGAagactcatcatcgctgtcgGAAGCTATACACCAGAAATGCGGGAGCTTCCAAATGACCTTATCCAGTTAGCAGTAAAGAGGGAGGACAAGCCTCATCGACACTTCCACAAGCATGCAGTCGAAGGCGGAGTCATCGTCGTTGATAATATCAGAGGCGTGCTCAAAGAAGCAGGCGAGATCATTGCTGCCAATATTGGGCCCCATCAACTTGTAGAGTATGTGCTCATTCCTCCCCTTTAAACAGTCACTGACATCAATGACAGGCTGGGAGAGCTTGTGATGCTCCATCGTCTAGCTATAGAGGAGTCCGACGGA
Encoded proteins:
- a CDS encoding golgi apparatus membrane protein TVP18; this translates as MTLKEEFQTRNFSIYGQWLGILSMIICLAVGIANIFSFHVVRIIFCAFAIASAFVILFIEVPLLLRICPTSGKFDETIRKISTNYMRAAAYGVMSALQFISNVSGASSLIAAAVFLLLTALCYLLAGIKGQAFVGSKTLGGQGVAQMIV